AGAGCACGATGAGAGGTCTAAAGAAAGCCTATACTGCTGAGCGTCAACAGAAGCGACGAAGAGAAGAAGACGACCTGACAGTGACCACTTTGCTGTTGAAGAAGCAATGAAGGCCAATTTTACTGGGCAAAACCCTTGACACAACAGTCCAGGACTACATTTTGAAGTTGAGAGAGAATGGGTGTCCTGTCAATACACATGTTActatagcagcagcagcaaaagGTCTAGCCCGAGTGATGGAACCAAGTAGACTATCCAAGAATGGGGGCCTGCAATTTTATCTGTATCGTGGGCAAAGTCTCTTTTGAAGAGAATGGACTTTACAAAGAGAAGAGGCTCAACCAAAACTGGCATGGCACCAGATGACTTAGAAAGTGCCAAGAAAACATTCAtttcagaagtactggaaattGTTGCCCTGAACGATATTCCTGGTGAGCTGATCTTCAACTGGGACCAAACGGGGATTAACCTGGTTCCTGGTGCATTGTGGACCATGGACAAAAGGGAGAAAAAACGAATTGACATTTCAGGATTTAAGGATAAAAGAAAAATTACTGCCATCATGTGTGGGAGCTTCATGGGTGAAGTTTTACCTCCACAACTGATTTATGGAGGCAAATCGGATAGGTGTCACCCTCCATTTGATTTTCCACATGACTGGTGATAAATTATAGCTCAAAACACTGGTCCAATGAGGGAACAATGCTggaatatttacaaaaagtgATTGTCCCATTTGTAGACCGTGTCCGCCAAGATTTGGGACTAGAGGATGACCAACCAGCATTAGCTATCTTCAATCATTTTAAGGCCAGATGACTGAGCGTGTCACACAGGAAATAGAGGAAAACAATATTCATTCGGTGATCATACCGGTTAACTGCACTGGGGACATACAACCAATGGACATTTTCGTAAACAAGGTTGTGATGTCGTTTTAGCAGGCTAAGTTTAGCGGATGGTATTCTGATGAACTTTCCGAGAAATTTATCAATGGCGATGATGATGATCCTGTGGACATCTCTTCAGCAAGAATGAAATGTGTAGGAGCACACTGAGCTGATCAAGCACCTACAGGACAACCCACAAATAGTCATTAATGGATTTAAGATTCATCGAGGGCTTGGTTTACTAGATGAAGATGAAGATACATTAAGGTACTCCTGTGACGAGGACAATGAAGATGATGAGTCATCTGATGGATCTGAAGTTGAGATGGATCCACCTATACCATGTATCTGATGTGTTCACTGACAGTGACTGCGAAGGTCAATTATCACCAGTAGAATGATAGCCACTACTAGTGAGATATTTGAATTGTGCTAAAAAGCTATTGTTAAACAATGATTCATTttaacatgtatacatgtacaaggTCAATGTCAATTTAAAAATCATACAGTGAATTTAAAGCTGAGAAGTGAAATACAATATTACAGTTTCTCCTTTATTAGGCATCTTATTTTCAACTTGTAACCCACCCTGGGATAAATCCCCAGAATATCTACGTGGACCACTCACAATGCACAATATTGTGCCACTTCTTAAAATGAACATGCTACACAGCCGTGATATTTTACGAGGTAAGTGACCAACAACTTGTGAACCGTTCATTACTGCAACTGCGTATCGGTCAGCAGCATTCGTCACCTCTCTTTCACATGACAGTTCTTCTCCTATTGATGCGGTCCACACAGCATTGTAAATATGGTATCCACGAATGCTTGAACGAATGCTTGAACGAATGCTTGAACGAATACTCAAAGTCATTTCACCACGAGCCTCAGCATCACCCATCGAATCTTTCTTTGTACCTTTCTTTTTGGCACTTGTACTGCGTTAATTATTTGCACGCGTGTTCAAATAATGCACAGGATTTAAATTTAGCGATTTCTCCATTTCGCTAAAATTAGTGTAGCTAAAATTTTTCCGCGTCGAATTTCGGATGTTAtaaaaacccgctatacggtatttcTTGTTAGGCACAAATGGCACTTCTTTTTGAGAGTACAATGAATTAAAACAAATCTGCAAATGGGAAACATGCACTATTTTCTCGTTCAAACGAAGCAAGGAAATATTGCAGTGGTTTACAGGTTGCCAAACATTATCACTCTATTGCATGGTCATTTTCCCAAGCTCCCAGTTACAGAACAAGGATACCTTAGCATGGTCCTATGTTAAGGTGTACATGTCAGTACATATCTCTCATACCATACTGTACTATatagtaatgcacctatcaatgtaatccccgactaccactgatatgggctgaggtgggggaaggtggggatttacatcactgaaaattacaattccccacctactggggaagtactgGCGATGCAAACTCCGACCAAGTCTCGAACTGCAAACCCTGGgtatagatatactaaccccaggtacgGGATTGGAACGAGTGGCGCGCCTCAATAGTTCTGTTGTCACACTCCGTGTCCAGTGAATTTAAAGAATTTGACACCTTTGCCTGTCTTTAGAAGTCATGCTCAACTGTTTCAGCAGGTTTTAAACAGTTCTTGTAAGTTGCTGAGTTTAAATAGACCATCACTTTCCAGTAGTACTCCTTTGCGTGACTTTTTCAATGCGAGTTTCAGTGGGAcaacaagaaatggctgtaaggTGAGTTGTACATTTTTCCCGCTTGTACCGCCTCACTGGATTAATCTACGAGGTGTCTGTTTCGTTTAAACAGTATTTCTATGTTTCTAGTTTTGCATAAGGAAATAGTTAGTGCGTTTCTAATCTGTTCTTGTCTGTTGTAAAGTGATATTACAAGTTTTCTAAAATTGCATATTATATCGCCTTAAATAAGACAAGAACTAGCAATGATAGCGCACTGGCTACTTCCTCATGCAAAACTATAGGCCTTGAACTACTGTTTAAGCGAAACAGACACCTTGTAGACTAATCCAGTGAGGTAGTACAAGCAGACAAATTTGACACTCACCTTAACAGCCATTCCTTATTTTTCCATTGATAAGTCGTGCAAAAGAGTACTACTGTGAAATGAGACGGCCTATTTAAACCCAGCAACATAGAAGAACCATTCCTCAGAACGCTTCAGTACGATTTCTAAGACTGGCAAAAAAAAATGTATTTGAAAACTAATCTGACTAGGAGTGTaggtgttaattaattaattggtGAGAAATGTGGCCATTTCCAATCCcgtacctggggttagtatatctatgcccTGGGAATACTGGGAATTTATACGGTCGTGTggtagtgatgagttagttcaagtggattctagtatgaaTGTAGTAACTATAGCACCTGAGACACTCCTTtctaaactgaaagcacacacctttgctgtctgagtgaatttctttagtgaagacaaatcccgggaaatttagcgatcaattcctACACCATCCGtccgtatcagtggtagtcgggTATTACAtcgataggtgcataacaaacTCACCTAGCCTATAATGTATTTGTCCTCTATTGTAATACGCGACGGCGAAGTTGTTGTCTAGTTTAATAGCATTGCTGTAGTCCTCAATTGCTTCGTCAAAGTCCACCCGAAGATATTTGATTTGGCCTCTGTTGTTGAACGCTTCAGCAACCATCTTCGCCAAGTTTTCGTGGCCTGAGTTCTCTTCAATTGATTTCGTATAAAGTTCGAACGCTTCATCTAATTGTCCATTTGAACAGAGTTCTTCACAATGTCTTAGGTCCCTTTCTACTTCAGCCATCCTTCCGAAAAATTAATACAACACGCGTTTATTAAAACTTGTACAATAATAAATtcatttataattaattttatagtttATATACAATGAAAATATATTATTGccatataattgttaaataaaataatatgaTTGAATAAATATAGGCCTATGAAATAGGGACATGTTTTAATGCCACTAGGGATTGTTGTACAGCTCGGTTCATCCACGACATGCCAAATGGTATAATCCCCTCCATGAAACCAAAATGTCCTCCATAAGCTGTAGTGATCAGGATAGTGTTTTCATTCTCTTCAAATTTTGTGAATGGTATAGCTACATGGAAGAGAGAACAAAattttatacagtacataccaaCTCAAAAATGTACTAGAACAAGGGAGTGTCACATTTACagtcaggggttaatctagggggggaggggcacaggccccccctgggttagctactaccccccctaggtttatacctaaagccttgagaaatggaaaggttttaattgatcccaaagttgtataatcgaatggtcaatattcaatggcatcacagtaaaatttcaccaaaattgagaatatttacacctaaattttcctgggggagcatgcccccagacccccctagaatctgaagcgacttacttcgccccctctaggttaatattctgggttgagccctgacaGTATATTTATTACACTCAAATACATTTTCCAATAGACAATCGATGTAACAAATCATTACTTTTTTGAGGAGCAAAGGGATCATCCTCAGCTTGCAGACAGATCAGTGGTTTCTTGACCCTGTGTAGTCTGTATTTGTTACTGGAATCTTTGTAGTAATCAGTGAGGGTTGGGTAGCCGAACACTTTGATGGTGAAACTGCGATCAAACTCTGAGATCAGTGTACCCTATGTGTAGTAAAGTATTACAGTGAAAATGgcagtatgtgtgtatgttacTGTCTCCATGTGTtaccactacacacacaacacaacacactatcggtACACCACACAACTCAAAATACTACACTGTCACCCAATGAACACTGTTGTGCAGGCAACAGTAACCCACAAGACACTTCACCGAGTATCATGGATGCAAAGTGCAGGTACTGTAAGCTAGTAGGCCTCACAAGGATACAatagttgggcatttgcttgcAGCAGTGCTGGCTAAATTAGAGCAACGTGACTAGTGTGAGACAGGATTTTTGCAATACACAAGCAACAATTAATGTAACATGTGCGCATACACACACAAGGATTTACTACAATGTAATTTATAAGTACACTGTACCTTTAAGATTTCGTCAACATCATATGGAAGTGATGAATACGAGAACTTCTCCGTAATTGTAGGAATATTCCTACCACACATACACATCATACATTACTGTGATAGTGAGATATCACTCACCTCTTCACTAACTGTCTCAAAGACCAAGCCAGGTACCGGTTGTATATTTGTCTACTTGGGAACTGCTCTAGTCCATTGGAGGATACTATGGAGTCCCAGATCCCAGACACAGCAATGACACCTGCCAGTTTTGATTCTTCTCCAGTCTCAGCCAAGTACCTTGTCAACAGCATCCTACACCATGTAACATATTATAGAATGGATACATTTGTGTATAAGAGATTTAATAATGAAAAAGAATTACactttaaatactctaatagagcatacagcaCGATGAGCACTGTGCATATTTGTCAACTTACGCTCCTAAAGACACACCCACTCCCACAATGGGTACGCCAGGATATCTGTTAATCACATGATCCACAACTTCACGAAGATCTTCAGTATTAGCAGCACAATAACCACGAGGGGTCTGTGGGGGATGGTGCACTAAATCATTAGCAATGTACGATGGTAATGAAAACACAATGATATTCAAAATACATTGTTTAGGGCACATATGCAATGTAGTAGCAGACAACCAACATTATTACAAAACCCTCTGTGTATGCATAGTGGATTTTTGTATCTTACTGCAAACACAGATTTATAAACTGTCATCTGAGCTGCCATGATCACCGTATTGTATTTCTGGTGAGTGTTGTAAAAGTGCACACTGCACTCCATGGCTTGAATTCAATTTCAGCAGTTTAAAAGTCTACATATGCATTTTAAAAACAGTAAGAATCCACTGAATGTATACCATTGAAAATTGTGAAGGTAAAAATTAAATCCATCTTAATAACATACCAACAATTCCAATCCTCCATTGCCTCTTTGATTGAAAACAACTGGCCTGCACAAATGACAACATAGAATACATGAAAGTACACGTTGGGATAAATACTGTAGTTGATAACACAGTATAACATCACTCCATTGGCTGATTTGGTTCAGTGTGAGCACTAAAGGTCCTCCAACACAATACAATTCAAACTTGAAGGGAGTGGTCAATTGGTCTACGCTATAATGGTGtctggtggagcagtagatgAGACAGTTTTCGCTTTGAATCTAAAtacttaacaaaaaaaaacaccttaCTGCGTAAAAATACCCAATTTCCTTGAAACTAAAATTCCCTGATCTTACATTTAGCAGTTAGCAAGTTGCACATTTTTACAATAGGTTAGACTGGCTTCACGGTACAGCAAGGACTTCATGCATAAGTCCTTGCTGTACCATTTCAAGATACTAGTACTTAACTACATATAATGTAACACGAGCAACATTTCAAAAATGAGAAAGGCAATGGATTTATAGAATAGACCAGTTGTACATTAACttcctactgtacatgtactgtagttacacATTCACAATATAAATACAAGCACTATGAGAAGACCATCTACGGGGAACCTGATAaataaaatacaaaatgtgaTTTGATTTATAAAAAATCCAAATACCATCAGAGAAACACAATCACTACCATGAAATCTGGACAACAGAGATTCTAGCACTAACCTGTAACCTTGTGATTGCCCATCCTTCACTAAGTATCTGATGTAGTTGTCATGGCTGTGACCTAATGGAACACATCACCATAGCTAAGTAACAATAACATCAGAGCTACAACCTATATACCCCATGATTAATGATGTATGTAATAATACCAAACTTAGCAATAACACTCTGTCTAGCATTGTCATTCACTGAGTTGGCTTTAACTGGTTTTTTACTAAGTATTGACCATATAACAACAAGTATCAGTACACCATATGACAGGATGGTTCATGGATGACTAAAGTGTAGCAATGAATAACAGGTTCACATTTCTAATGTGTCTATGAGGTCACTTACAGTAAAGGCTACCTCTTATAGTGGTTATCATCCACTTGATGACCTCACTAATAAAGCCATACAAACAATGTAACTCGCATCTTTTGGTCCAGCACAGAGATCTTGATAAACCTGATCTGAGGGCATGGTCTCTAAATGACTAATGGTGGGATTGTTGTTTTAAAATTGTCCCACAATGTTTAAATAAATGCAGAAGAATAACCATTTTTGCTGAAGAGCTGAAGAAATTGAAGCTCGCACCTTATTGCTGCTTCCTCAGACAGACAGTGGGGATAGTATAGGAAATGTTAATAAGGCAAATGACGATTTGTTGCCAGTGCATATGGCGTCACTGTGTGTACAAAAAGATTACGATGGCAATGAGTTGTTGTCATTAGTTGTTACTTACAGCATACTCACATTAGATAACACTGATCTACAAGAAAGCTTACCCATTTAGGTACTTGGTAAAGTGTGTCTATAGTTTAGCAGAAGACGAAAACATTACAGATGGatgctaaacagaattttctggacTTGTCCGTTCATCACAACAAACATAACTACAACATTAGACTAATCAAATTCCTTTGTAAAAGGAATGGAGTGATTGAACTCATGTTAGTTTGGGTGATTGGTCACCAGCTGTGGGCTATATGCTAATACTTTGGAAGGATAGCACTTGCAAATCAAAGTGAGATTTTCAATGCTTGAGGTCCTTCTGCTAGCAAGTCTCCAGTGGGTTTTAAAAACCTCATTAtattccaaagatcaaagcatattatgcatgcCTACAATATAATGAAGGTATTCACTGGTAAAGTAAAGTTTTTAGGGTCCGGAAACTTTGGTTAAAATATACAACTCCTATAATGTGTAGAGATACATTAAATCACCTTAGAAGTTTGAACTTTACAATGCAGGTACTGTCAATCCCTAAAATGTATCATGtatgcattataacaacctacAGTAGATGTTAATAATAACACACCACATGTCAAAGGGAGTATTTTATCCTCAGGTACCAGCTATAACAGTTTACCAAGTTTCATTTTACCGATATGAATAGTGGTTGTCATCTCTAGGAAGATAAGTAAATAACTGTATAAGCTAGCTGTAGCTATACCCTCTGCCTACTAAATGAAGTAAAAGGATCAATTCTTAGTTAACGATGATTTTGTATTGTCAACTCTTTGCTGTAACATGACTGCATTACacactggtacacacacacacacacacacacacacacacacacacacacacacacacacacacacacacacacacacacacacacacacacacacacacacacacacacacacacacacacacacacacacacacacacagtatatATACAAAATATATTCATGTACTCTTGGCATCACTACACATCAATGATACATGTATCACGCATGACACCACACTGTGATCACTGCATGTGGCTGTACACTAAAGGTCATGTATAGTGACCTCTTAACTAACCAGTTAATCCAGGCATTATGATCATTACTGGTAGACTGGGGTCCTCTGGGTCCATTTTTAGCCAGTCCAGTGCCAACTGACCTCCATCTTTTAATGGTAAGATATCCCTGAATAAAACAGTGGGAAAACGAAAGCTTATCTTTACTGGCATCAAACAATTTTACAACATTGCTTTTAGAAGCTACTTGTAAATTTCAGCAATAGCTATGACCTATTTATAATACTGTTGTACATTACAATGAAACATGCAATGCATACACACAGGCTGTTGGAATTAAAAGTGCTAAATTCAGGATTTTCTGAGACCTCATCACATGTAAGTACGTGCACGTTTACAACATTCATTTGTAGGTACCTCTGGTATTCAACTTTTGGACTGTACTGAATCCTAGCGCGAATCACAGTCATGATATGACTGTTAAACGCCCACACTACTGGCCAGTAACACTCGTAGAAGATAGGGCAATGCTCAACAATGATCTCCTTTAACGCTTTTCCGCTACATATAACCTTAGGCTTGGCCACCACCATAGTGAGGTAGTACGTGATGTAGGCAATTCCTATTCCAATCCACCACAGCCAGTAGTTAGCGCCCTTCCCATCTTTCAAACTATCATCTGGTGAATCGCTGAAATAAAACTGAGGCCAGGACCACGCCAATGCACTATCTGGCTCTTGGGAAACCATGTCTCTGCAGTATCTAGCTACCCTCCACTCGAGTCCACCACTGGTGTTTCGAAATAAGAAAATCTTCGTAAATTTTGTATTCTACTTTATTGGTGAGGTGTGCAGTATTTGGAGAGAGAAGGTACCCTAGCTTGTCCTCGACCCTTGTTGTTCATGTTGTTGTGCTGTACGTTACGTTACGAATACATCGTGAGCAACTGTAGACGTCTGTAGTATTGCAACTATACTGTTTTATCCTATGTTCAGTTTTGCTCTAGCAATTATGTAGATTTATATTCCCCTTGTATAAATATCTATGATTAAACTTTAAAGTGTGAAGAAGATTAACTTATTGAGTTACAATGTGTATAGAAAAATGCTTGGAGCTTAATAGTGTGTATACTATTTTTCAACTGCCCTTAAGATACTATTTATATATTTTGTACTTTTCTTGCCACACTTGAGGGGTACTATACTGCCCCATCTGTGGTAGTGTGTGTCCGAggatcagtgttgggcaagttactttgtaaaagtaactagttacatattacatattac
The nucleotide sequence above comes from Dysidea avara chromosome 3, odDysAvar1.4, whole genome shotgun sequence. Encoded proteins:
- the LOC136249240 gene encoding tetratricopeptide repeat protein 32-like, with the translated sequence MAEVERDLRHCEELCSNGQLDEAFELYTKSIEENSGHENLAKMVAEAFNNRGQIKYLRVDFDEAIEDYSNAIKLDNNFAVAYYNRGQIHYRLGRYKLAEVDLQRALELKPDFEDARLNLNQVQSDLQSGHQFNVTTQNV
- the LOC136249234 gene encoding phospholipase ABHD3-like, with the protein product MVSQEPDSALAWSWPQFYFSDSPDDSLKDGKGANYWLWWIGIGIAYITYYLTMVVAKPKVICSGKALKEIIVEHCPIFYECYWPVVWAFNSHIMTVIRARIQYSPKVEYQRDILPLKDGGQLALDWLKMDPEDPSLPVMIIMPGLTGHSHDNYIRYLVKDGQSQGYRPVVFNQRGNGGLELLTPRGYCAANTEDLREVVDHVINRYPGVPIVGVGVSLGAMLLTRYLAETGEESKLAGVIAVSGIWDSIVSSNGLEQFPSRQIYNRYLAWSLRQLVKRNIPTITEKFSYSSLPYDVDEILKGTLISEFDRSFTIKVFGYPTLTDYYKDSSNKYRLHRVKKPLICLQAEDDPFAPQKTIPFTKFEENENTILITTAYGGHFGFMEGIIPFGMSWMNRAVQQSLVALKHVPIS